A genomic window from Quercus lobata isolate SW786 chromosome 10, ValleyOak3.0 Primary Assembly, whole genome shotgun sequence includes:
- the LOC115965700 gene encoding protein Dr1 homolog isoform X2 produces the protein MEPMDIVGKSKEDASLPKATMTKIIKEMLPPDVRVARDAQDLLIECCVEFINLISSESNEVCGREEKRTIAPEHVLKALQVLGFGEYIDEVYAAYEQHKLETMDSLKGGKWSNGAEMTEEEALAEQQRMFAEARARMNGGAAPPKEPDSDQTLDS, from the exons ATGGAGCCCATGGATATCGTCGGCAAGTCCAAAGAGGACGCTTCGCTTCCTAAag caactATGACCAAAATCATTAAGGAGATGTTACCCCCGGATGTGCGTGTTGCGAGAGATGCTCAAGACCTTTTAATTGAGTGTTGTGTAG AGTTTATAAACCTCATCTCATCAGAGTCTAATGAAGTTTGTGGCAGAGAGGAGAAAAGAACGATTGCACCCGAGCATGTGCTCAAGGCGTTACAG GTTCTTGGGTTTGGTGAATACATTGATGAAGTTTATGCAGCTTATGAACAACACAAGCTTGAGACCATG GACTCTCTAAAAGGTGGCAAGTGGAGCAATGGAGCCGAGATGACTGAGGAAGAAGCATTGGCTGAGCAACAGAGAATGTTTGCAGAGGCCCGTGCAAGAATGAATGGCGGGGCTGCTCCCCCCAAGGAACCGGATTCTGACCAAACTTTAGACAGCTAA
- the LOC115965700 gene encoding protein Dr1 homolog isoform X1, with protein MEPMDIVGKSKEDASLPKATMTKIIKEMLPPDVRVARDAQDLLIECCVEFINLISSESNEVCGREEKRTIAPEHVLKALQVLGFGEYIDEVYAAYEQHKLETMQDSLKGGKWSNGAEMTEEEALAEQQRMFAEARARMNGGAAPPKEPDSDQTLDS; from the exons ATGGAGCCCATGGATATCGTCGGCAAGTCCAAAGAGGACGCTTCGCTTCCTAAag caactATGACCAAAATCATTAAGGAGATGTTACCCCCGGATGTGCGTGTTGCGAGAGATGCTCAAGACCTTTTAATTGAGTGTTGTGTAG AGTTTATAAACCTCATCTCATCAGAGTCTAATGAAGTTTGTGGCAGAGAGGAGAAAAGAACGATTGCACCCGAGCATGTGCTCAAGGCGTTACAG GTTCTTGGGTTTGGTGAATACATTGATGAAGTTTATGCAGCTTATGAACAACACAAGCTTGAGACCATG CAGGACTCTCTAAAAGGTGGCAAGTGGAGCAATGGAGCCGAGATGACTGAGGAAGAAGCATTGGCTGAGCAACAGAGAATGTTTGCAGAGGCCCGTGCAAGAATGAATGGCGGGGCTGCTCCCCCCAAGGAACCGGATTCTGACCAAACTTTAGACAGCTAA